From the genome of Mercenaria mercenaria strain notata unplaced genomic scaffold, MADL_Memer_1 contig_3846, whole genome shotgun sequence, one region includes:
- the LOC128553458 gene encoding piggyBac transposable element-derived protein 3-like, which produces MYWNNDTDVRNNAIINAMTRDSFDTLIQYIHLFDNANLDQDDKFSKVRPLLSLLNERFLLYFPKQQNLSIDESMIPYYGRKRHGAKQFIRGKQIRFGYKMWALTTPLGYLLQFKQYQRARGLQAADTKRLGMGEAVVMDLLVSKKTMHII; this is translated from the coding sequence ATGTACTGGAATAATGATACTGATGTAAGAAACAATGCAATCATAAACGCCATGACAAGAGACAGCTTTGATACGTTGATCCAGTACATTCATCTTTTTGACAACGCCAACTTAGATCAAGATGACAAGTTTTCAAAAGTGCGACCACTACTTTCGCTACTAAATGAACGCTTCTTGCTTTATTTTCCGAAACAGCAGAATCTATCGATAGACGAGAGTATGATTCCCTACTACGGACGGAAACGGCATGGAGCTAAGCAGTTTATAAGAGGAAAACAAATTCGTTTCGGCTACAAGATGTGGGCACTCACAACACCTCTTGGTTACTTGTTGCAATTTAAACAATACCAGAGAGCTAGAGGACTCCAAGCAGCTGACACAAAACGCCTTGGTATGGGTGAGGCAGTCGTGATGGACTTGCTTGTTTCAAAAAAGACAATGCATATCATTTGA